A single genomic interval of Asinibacterium sp. OR53 harbors:
- a CDS encoding ParA family protein: MDTKKQPLFIAFSSQKGGVGKSTFTTLVASLLHYRLGYNVAVFDCDFPQHSLMQMRSRDMSSIMGNEVYKKLAHKQFTSINKKAYPVMQHRADGVLDKVEQFLQTTTVALDVVFFDLPGTVNSAGILKTLAGMHHIFTPIIADRVVMESTLIFTQVLNDVVRKQGATSIQSINLFWNQVDGRERTALYGVYEDLINSLGIHLMRTRITDSKRFRKEGEADAKTVFRSTLLPADERLMNACRLDLFMDEFLRTVKL; the protein is encoded by the coding sequence ATGGACACAAAGAAACAACCATTGTTTATCGCCTTTTCCTCTCAAAAAGGTGGTGTAGGAAAAAGCACTTTTACCACGCTGGTAGCAAGTCTTCTTCATTATCGGCTGGGCTATAATGTTGCCGTCTTCGACTGCGACTTTCCGCAACACAGCCTTATGCAGATGAGGTCAAGGGATATGAGCAGCATTATGGGCAATGAGGTGTACAAAAAACTCGCTCATAAGCAGTTTACAAGTATCAACAAAAAAGCCTATCCCGTTATGCAGCATCGGGCAGACGGTGTACTGGATAAAGTAGAGCAATTTCTGCAAACCACTACCGTTGCTTTGGACGTGGTTTTCTTCGACCTGCCCGGTACGGTTAATTCCGCAGGAATATTGAAAACGCTGGCTGGAATGCACCACATCTTTACACCAATCATAGCCGACCGTGTAGTGATGGAAAGCACATTGATTTTTACGCAAGTCCTCAACGATGTGGTAAGAAAGCAGGGCGCAACTTCTATTCAAAGCATTAATCTGTTTTGGAACCAAGTGGACGGAAGGGAAAGAACCGCATTGTACGGCGTTTATGAGGACTTAATCAACAGCTTAGGCATTCACCTTATGCGCACCCGTATCACGGATAGCAAGCGTTTTCGCAAAGAGGGCGAAGCCGATGCAAAAACAGTCTTCCGTTCCACCTTGCTGCCTGCCGATGAACGATTGATGAACGCCTGCCGACTGGACTTGTTTATGGATGAGTTTTTAAGAACTGTGAAACTGTAA
- a CDS encoding DUF3408 domain-containing protein, which translates to MENKKKNQPEIDEEFLMNIIADGVKKEGLNVTPEPPQKQEQEKEPDKPVSKEKSRSKKASEADYEKLFFKRAETNARYGKSVYIRPDFHEKLTRIVQVIGEDKITIYAYLDNLLEYHFQEFGEDITKSFNEKYKPIL; encoded by the coding sequence ATGGAAAATAAGAAGAAAAACCAGCCGGAGATAGACGAAGAATTTTTGATGAACATTATCGCCGATGGTGTAAAAAAAGAGGGTTTGAATGTAACGCCTGAACCACCCCAAAAACAGGAACAGGAGAAAGAGCCGGACAAGCCCGTGAGCAAGGAAAAGAGCCGTTCTAAAAAAGCCAGCGAAGCAGATTATGAAAAGCTGTTTTTCAAAAGAGCGGAAACCAACGCCCGCTACGGAAAGTCGGTGTACATACGTCCCGATTTCCACGAAAAGCTGACCCGTATTGTACAAGTCATTGGTGAGGATAAGATAACGATATACGCCTATCTCGATAACCTGCTGGAATACCATTTTCAGGAATTTGGCGAAGACATCACCAAGAGTTTTAACGAAAAGTATAAACCCATTTTATAG